The genomic window TTAAGCCTATGCCAATTTTTTTTCAACGTGTCAGAGTCGACTCAAAACTCCCGGAGTCGGCTCCAAACCTTCCAACATCATTTTTCTTCATAATTTAACCTCTTAAACTTGAATTTCTTGGCTCCAATGTTTCCAAATGATATTTGCTTCTTTCAATTTCATTTATGTTCATAATGAGCCATCCAAATTTGTGAGAACTTATTCTTTTAAGTGCCTTGGCTTGGCATCCTGAGAGGATTTGTCCTTAAGATAAATTCTTTATTTTGGACACTTGAAAAATTCTACATCCAATCTTAAAATATATGATTAGAATCATAATTACTCAAAGtttaaaaatcatcaaaatcaatcatagggtcaaCAATTACCATATACCATCTCAATATTCTCATTTCAGTCATGCTCATCTTGTGCGCATattattttgtaattattgaacATTCTATGGCATAAAGCATAACTAGTCGTGTAGGctatcttgtaaaattttcttcaaCTTGGCAGATATTCTATGATTAGTTGCACTTCTCCATTTTAATCACCTTACTTTAATTatgtacaatatatatatatatctgtgcgtgtgtgtgcgcgcgtgcgtgtgtatatatatagtgTGTGGTGTGTGTGTAACATCCTCTTCAGTCTCCCATTCTTTATGAATAATCGATCCTAAATATCCAAAATGTTTGCCCTTAGAAACttcatgattttcaatttttactCCATCTTaatctttgtttttatttttttaatcttagaTTCTACATATTACGTCTTGGTCAAGGCCAGCCAAATATACCCGACCTACCAACCCGACTCGTATTCGATTCGTCATAAATAGGTTTGGGTTAGGCTAAACGGGTTTGGGTCATAAACAGGTTGACCTGTTTAACACATTAATATCTGGGTAGGATTTGGATTTAAATATTGGACTCgtttaacttatttaatattcagatcgggtTGAGTAAGatgatctgtttaatctatttaatctgtttaagacatgtttaacccatttaaatcTGCTTAatttatttctgacccatttaacccaatCTATTTAATTTGTTTAACCTGTTAACCAgttaaaaatctatttaacctgtttaacccatttaacctagcttgacccatttaataaacggGTTAAGCGAGTTGACTTGAGTttcctgtttaataaataggttgggtTCAGGTTTgagttttgatctatttaataaacatgtCGAGTTCATGTTGATAAGTTTTTTGATCCAATCCGCATCGACTCGTCTTGTATCCGATTCGATCCGACCCTATTGCCATCCCTAGTCTTGGTCCTACTTAACTTTACATTCTAATGCATTCTTCCATAATTTCAACTTTAGTTTAGGAGTATATCATCTGCAAATAGCATGCACCAAGTAAGCTTCTTTGTAACTAGCATGAAAACATAAGGACTTAGAGTAGATTCTTGTTGTAAATCTATTGTAATCAGAAATTCACTTGTATAACCACCAGTAGTTTTCATACTGGTAATTGCTCCATTATACATGTCCTTAATCACATTAATATAACCAACAAATTTTTTCCTAACACTCATTATAAGACTTCTCTAGGGACTCTATCATATGGTTTCTTTAAATCAATAGAAGTCATATGAAAATCTTGTCTCTTTTCTTTATAGATGTCTATTAACCTCCGATGGAGAAAAATAGCGTCTATAGTCAATTTTCATGGTATAAAATCAAATTGGCTCTCCGATATTTTGGTGTCACACCTCAATCTGTGCTTAGTCATGCTCTTTCAAAGTTTCATATTATGGTTCATGAGTTCCATGCCATGATAGTTAGAGCAATTTTGAATAATCACCCTTATTCTTATAGATAGGTACTATAGTGCTTTTCCATTCATCAAACATTTGGTCTTTGAAATCTTATTAAACAATTAGTCAACCAAGTTACACCTATGTTACCTAACACTTAATGGGGATTATATCGTGTTCAAcatgtttttctatttttatattttcatagcCTTGTTTACCTGAGGTACTCTAATTCTGTGTATACTTGACGTTTTTGCCCTCGATGGACCTAGTAATGCAACCTAAATCACTTACATGATTTTCATTGAATAGCTTTCAAAATAACTCCTCcatctttctttgaactcttcccttttaatcaaaattttttgatttttatctttgattCATTTAACCTGGGTTAAATCTGTAGTGTTTCTTTCTCTTAGTCTCGCATTTTGTAGATATCTTTCTCCCCATCCTAAGTTCTGACTTACGATATAACTCATTGGGTGCTTTAAATCTAGCATCTTGTACTACTTTCTTAATTCCTGGTTTAGCTATTTTATAGCTTTTATCTTATCTCTATCATACATTTAGGTAGTTTCTATAGAACTTTCTTTTAGTATTTGTCATTAATTGGACTTGCTTATTCTTCTATCAAGTTTCCTTACTAAATAGCCTTTTTTCCTTTGATTCGCCTAATATCTATAGTCACTTTCTTAATACTGTTTGCCACTTCATCCTACACGATATTGATTTTCTTGTTTAGACACTATTTTCCTTCCTTGTAGATTCCATCCTTAAAAGTATTTTATTTCTCCTTATACATTCCTATTTTCTTAGTTCTTCTCTTCCATTTTCTAATACACATCTAAAACCACCAATCTATTTTGGTTGGTCAAATTCTCACCTGGTATAACTTTACAGCTTTTACATAGAACTTGATAAATCACTCTAGTGAGGAAGATATATATTTGACTATTAGTATGTCACTTTTAAAAGTTATCAAGCAAGCATCCTTTTTAAAGAGAGTCTTAGCTAATAATAGTTATATACTATTGCAACTCCAAAAtggtaatttttttcttcttgtttctgTCCTGAAACTGTAACCTCCATGCATGCATTCAAAATCTACATTATATTTGTCAGTGCCTATTCAGATTTCTTCCGATAAATATCCTTTTTCCGCTTGGAATATCTTAATTAGTCCATCAATGTTTGTAGCATCATTCAATCCTACTTTACGAGCATATGTACTAGTAATATTAATATACTCCTTTCCTAATGCTAATTTTATCaagattatatattaatatactcCTTTCCTAATGCTAATTTTATCAAGATTATTCTTTCTTTACTCTTTAATAGCTACGACCTTATCTTCTAAACTCTTATATGTAATGATTCCTACTCCTCttttatttctatcttttatCATACAAAAGTTTATAACCCACCTTACTAACTTTCTTTATTTTAACTCATTTCCACATGGTTTCTTTGAGACAAGTTATATTAATTTTCCTACTGTTCATTGTATCTATTAGTTCCATCAATTTTCCTATTAGTGATTCTATGTTCCAAGTTACTAAATTTATCCTACCTTTCTGGACTAACATTTTTATCCACATCCATCCTTTGATGTGTGAGGACCATTGCCTACTTCTTGCCACATCTGCTGAATCAATGTTGGCCCATTGTTTTTGGGGAACGCCTTAGCAAAACCTTGCTAACTTTCCACTACAGTTTACGCTGGTCATCAACCTATCGCAACCCTCCATTACCACAATTCTTTTCCTTTATCCAAGCTTGGACTGGCCATGTACAAAACAAAGGTTGAGTTAAAGCACTACCTGTATCAAAGGTAAATGATTTCCTACATATCATGGTATTACAGTATACTAAGTGTCTTTGTTACATGGATTCAGGTTCATGTCTCAGTTGTAGGTTTAGGTAACTGCTAGATTTTTTTCAATATAGAAGGATATGTTCTTATGATGCTATTGCCAAGTGGCATATGATTGTCCATGTTAAGTGTTAGATTGGGGTACTTGAGACTAAACTTAAGGGTCTAGGTGATACAGGCAAAAGTTCTTAAGGGGAATCTTATGAGGCTCTCTTGCATCAATTTCATATCTAGGCTTTTGGCGTCGAATCTTATTTACTCCTGATGCTTTTGTATGGTCATAGGTTCTTCATCATCTATACTGCGACAACTCCTTCTACAGTTCTGTTAAAATGTACGAAGACCCAACATCAGTTTTCTAGCAGCACATCAGCTAATTCAAATCATTCCTCCAACTTATAACAACTCTTAGGAAAGTCTGCTGATGTTTGCCCTTTGATTGGTGTGTATTTTAATTTTCTTGTCTCTTTCATACATTCCACAAACCCTACCACCCGCTctcacaaaaaaaagaaaaaaaattgtaaataTTGAATATGCCTCTAGCCAAGCTAACACCGAAGCTTAGTATTGCAACTAGTGTTACATTAATATATTTGTGTGTCCTCCATGAATTTGGATCGTAAGGGGCGATTTATATGTTTGCCATACCAGTTGGTACCATACTGGAGTGAGGATACCGTATCCATATTTGGTACGCTGAGGTGTATAATATCAAACCGTGTACTAATGCTATAATAGGATAGTACCGGTATGGGATCTGATACCCAGACGGTGAACAATTATCCCCTCATAAATACATATCTGAACCCTCGACCATGGAAGCATAGCATGTTATGTCCATTTCATTGCATGTTTCAGCAGTTGTTTTTAACACTTCTTCGATCTAATGGCTTCTTTGCCGTTCTTACTTTTAAGATACCATTATTttgatttcttctctttttattaaATTAGTCATTTTTTCTTTCCAGGTCAAATATGGTGATACTCTTAAGCGATTTGGTGCTTTTGTCCATGGATTTGGTATGGATTATGACATGAGCAAACTCAGATCAAAGATTGTCAATTCTTTCAATCTCAACTCAGATGCTGAGCTAATTCTTACCTATACTGATGAAGATGGTGACATTGTAACACTGGGTGATGATGACGACTTGCATGATGCTGTTGTTAGTCAGCATTTGAACCCTCTACGGATTAATGTTCAGCTGAAGTCTGGTACTGGTAGACATTCTGATCTAGAATCTCAGACAGCAAAACCCACTCCCGAAATGTCACcacaaatcaaaaatcaacaaaCTCAGATTAATTTTGCTCTTGATGAAGCACTGAAATCTCTTCCTGAGCCATTCCGTGGTGCACTTTCAAAGGTCTCTCAGGATTTCTTCTTAAAAGCTGTGTCATCTGCACCTGCATTTGCTGAGTTTATGGAGTATTTCTCCAAAATGGGATTATCCGACGCTAATCAGCCTTCTAGCAGTCCTCTTGGTGACTCATCAGACACATCCATTGGTGCATCAGCTCAAACAATGGATGTTAATATTGGTGATggaccaaaatttttaaatgattcgGCTTCACTATCAACTGTAATACCTGATCCAGTTTCAGAAGTCATGCAAAAGCATCGTGAAAGTGATTATGTGAACTCAGGTGGAAGGGTCAAAATTCCTGTTGATCTTAATACAGATATTCCTAGGAATGCACACACACTGGTATATCCTTCAGTTGATGATTTACTGACCCCCATTTTGACTGAGACCCAGGCCCCCATCTCGGCAACTAATGATGATATAAACCATGATAAAGAAACCAGTGATGCTCATCGTAAAGGAAAATCCATTATATCTGCTGTCCCTTTCTCTATGCCTCCCGTTGATCACACTGCAGAGCACAATTCATGGAATTATGAGCTGCAGAACCCATTTCTTGCACCGTATTACGGAATTACTGAAATCATGAGCAGCGATAACAGCAAACAGCTTCCTGTTGGCATGGGCTCTACAGCATCAAATCATGGATTCAGTTCTCCAGTTGATGTCCCTACCAACAAGCATATCAGTGCACCTACAACTGATGTGCCTCTGCCAAGTGGTTTCTTCCCTACTGGCCATCCATACAGGAGGGGTGATGGATACCATGAAACTATGCATCGAACTTTCCATAGGGGTGTCCAATGTGATGGCTGTGGAATGCATCCCATAATGGGTCCACGGTTCAAGTCCAATGGGTAAGATGTTCCATATTTCCAATTGTTTGTAATAAACTTATGCTTCTCAGGATTGCCATGCGTGGCCTGTTATAACTTGGTTTTTCACATTGCAGGAAAGAGGACTATGATCTATGTGGTATTTGTTTCTCAGAGATGGGTAATGAAGCTGATTATACCAGAATAGACAGACCTTCTCCCATTTGTCAGAGACCGTACAACGACTTCTACAATACCGTATGATGTTAACATGCTGTTCAAGTTCACTGCATTTGAAAGATCTTAACTCTGTCCTCTTTATAATTCCAGCATTCTAGATATCTGCTTCCTTCATCACATGCTGTTCATGGTTGCTGGATGAGACCATCAAGGGCAAAACTGGAAAGCCACTTTGTTCAGGATGTAACTGTCCTGGATGGAACTCCGATGCCACCTTCTACACCATTTACGAAGATTTGGCGGATGTGCAATAATGGTACTACCCGATGGCCCTATGGTACAAATCTTGTGTGGGTTGGTGGAGATCAATTTGCAAATCGCTGCTCGGTTCAGTTGGAGGTGGATAAATAAAGATGCTTTTGTGCttccttttagtttttttttttaaacctatCACCTGCTAGCACTAAGTCTTGAGATTAACTTACTGCTAGTCAACTGGACCTGAATTTATATAGTCTTCCTAACTTATGCAGATTCCAGTAAATGGCTTCCCTTTGGACACAGAGATTGACATAGCTGTTGACTTCAGGGCACCATCAAGGCCTGGTCGGTATGTTTCATACTGGAGATTGGCATCACCTTCTGGACAGATGTTTGGGCAACGAGTTTGGGTTCTTATCCAGGTATTTCTTATGTGACAGTGTTATTCTTGTTTTACTTAGCGTTATTGATTATGGATAACTATCATCAATTTGTGTGTTGGTTGTGTAGGTGGATATGTCTCGGTTAATTTCTTCGAGCAGCAACTTCCCAACTGATCTCAACTTGAACCTGCCTCCTGAAAGTAGTGGACAAAATGAGTTAGGAATCATTGATGTGAATGCTCAGCCCTTGGATGGTGTTGGTTCTGAAACCATTTTGCCAACCAATACTAGTGAGTTGGTTAAACCGTTGGTTACTGATATCCCAAGTAAAACTGCAGAGCCTGCTGCCAGTGATGCAATTGCAGAGCCTGTGCCTGCTGTGAGTTCCTCCATATCGTATCCTCTTATCAAGTTCCCAGCATGTTTATCTGATGCTTCTCCGGTTGCTGTTGTGCCACCTTCTGAGACAATCCATGACGACAACCTAGTAGAGCAAACGCTACTGAAGAAGCTGGAAGAGATGGGCTTTAAACAGATAGACTTGAACAAGGAGGTTCTAAGGCTGAATGACTACAACCTGGAGCAATCTCTCGATGATCTCTTGGACGTTAAACAGATTGACTTGAACAAGGAGGTCCTAAGGCTGAAAGAATACAACCTGGAGCAATTTGTTGATGATCTCTGTGGCTCTGCTGAATGGGATCCTCTTCTTGCCGATCTGCAGGAATTGGTGAGTGATGGCTATtgtatatgtatttttttttgcaCCATGACCTCTGTTGCTGTTCTCTGGTATGGTCAAGGAAGCTGATGGGTTGATGCTGTTGCAGGGTTTCTCTGACAACGAGACTAACAAGAAGCTGCTGATAAAGAATGGTGGCAGCATCAAGCGAGTTATGTCAGATCTCATTGCTGGGGAGAAGGGCGAGTAGCTTGCATATATTAAAATTTGTATATATATGGGCATACACGGTAAAGAGGGACATGGTTTAGTTGTCCTATCTACTATTTGTCTTGTATGGGCTGCTGAATTGAAGGCGTGTGTTGGGCATGCTTAATGTCATCGATGAAACATTAATATCTACTATTTATCTAGCAGGCCAGCTGCTCTTAATTTATGAGTTGATCATTAGCTTTGCTGATATTTGCTACTTTTTCATGAAAAGATTATGATCTCAATATGTTATTGTCTGATGTGATCGACACAAAATTATGTAGGGCTAGAGAAAGGTTTATTTAGAAGGCCgttttattttcttcatattcTTGATGCATACATTAAAAGGTGGGAAGCCATGATGCACGCCTCTTTCAATGTGCGACAAACATTAGATTCAGGTGGCCTCTGCATATTAGCAGAAGGCCAGTGCTTCATGGTGAAGATGATATTTATGGATGCATTTGTATCACCTACACATGGGTGCAGGTTTGGCACGGTTGTTGCATAGCTTTCAGTTCAAAAATCGATTgaagaacaattctataacttgCCTTGTTGCATTTTAAGAGTAGTGTGTTGTTTTATACGATTAGCATAACCATTTTGTACTAGTTGACTGCTGTAGGGGGCTGTTTGGATGGTTGCAGCTCAAACACCACCTGCAGATGGTTGATTTGCAATGTTGCCCATCTCATTGCTTTGGAGTCGACTAATATAGTTACTTCTGCTTGTCACGTTGCACTCGGTTGTAGCTGAGGCATAAGAATTGCAGCTCAACCCGCACCCAGATTGGCTGCACGTTGAGCTGCAGCTGCTCGAGCATTCTGAAGCCTTCGATTATTCCGCACCCAAATTGTCTGGATGCCCTGATTGCCTCTTGCCCAACCCTGTTAGTAGAGTTCTTTTCAGGCCATGACAGCTGAGCTCCAATGCTCGACCtcactctccctttctcttcccccATCTCCCACTCTAGCACCCACCAGCGGGGCTAACCGTGGCAACCCATTTGAGTTTACCGATGATATATGCGGCTTTTGGAGATGAACATCTGCaacttttctttcaaattttgaaCTATCAAACATAATGCTTTTCAAAAGTACAAATAGTTGAAGTAATTGACAGATGCACATTCCATCAACACTAATTATGGTTAGTGGTAATATTTTAGAAATCGCACGGGACCAACAGGTGGAACTGGTTGGTCTGTCAACCGATCAGATCTACGGTTTGGATAAGCTTCAAAATTGTTCTGCAGAGACTGACATTTTACTCAAAGCCGCCATGGGCCCGTAGTTAAATCACCAAACCATTTGAATCGTCACAGGTTTCTTAAAATTGGCCGATTTTATATCATGACTACGTTATTTTAAAAACGTTAaatttttttgtagatttttatttttatcttgaacttcaatttattataattaaattattaaaattttaaaatattataatttttctccTGACTACTCTCTTATCTAAAGATCGTTACGGAAATGTCTACGTGCCATCATGCGACACATAGTAAAAACTGATGTAGAATCCCAAAGTCAtccattttcctcctcttctaacTAGAATTAAACTCCTTTCCCCTTTCCCTCCTCTTCTAGCTAGAGTTTAAactctttctttctcttgtttcTCTTCTTCTAACTAAGATTTCTACTCCCCATTTTCTTTCATTTCTCTCCACTAGAGCCATCAAAATGGGCTATGACCTGTGGGCTATCCGTTTAGGCCCTTAAAATAGT from Elaeis guineensis isolate ETL-2024a chromosome 9, EG11, whole genome shotgun sequence includes these protein-coding regions:
- the LOC105051259 gene encoding protein NBR1 homolog, producing the protein MERPLEWDLVIKVKYGDTLKRFGAFVHGFGMDYDMSKLRSKIVNSFNLNSDAELILTYTDEDGDIVTLGDDDDLHDAVVSQHLNPLRINVQLKSGTGRHSDLESQTAKPTPEMSPQIKNQQTQINFALDEALKSLPEPFRGALSKVSQDFFLKAVSSAPAFAEFMEYFSKMGLSDANQPSSSPLGDSSDTSIGASAQTMDVNIGDGPKFLNDSASLSTVIPDPVSEVMQKHRESDYVNSGGRVKIPVDLNTDIPRNAHTLVYPSVDDLLTPILTETQAPISATNDDINHDKETSDAHRKGKSIISAVPFSMPPVDHTAEHNSWNYELQNPFLAPYYGITEIMSSDNSKQLPVGMGSTASNHGFSSPVDVPTNKHISAPTTDVPLPSGFFPTGHPYRRGDGYHETMHRTFHRGVQCDGCGMHPIMGPRFKSNGKEDYDLCGICFSEMGNEADYTRIDRPSPICQRPYNDFYNTHSRYLLPSSHAVHGCWMRPSRAKLESHFVQDVTVLDGTPMPPSTPFTKIWRMCNNGTTRWPYGTNLVWVGGDQFANRCSVQLEIPVNGFPLDTEIDIAVDFRAPSRPGRYVSYWRLASPSGQMFGQRVWVLIQVDMSRLISSSSNFPTDLNLNLPPESSGQNELGIIDVNAQPLDGVGSETILPTNTSELVKPLVTDIPSKTAEPAASDAIAEPVPAVSSSISYPLIKFPACLSDASPVAVVPPSETIHDDNLVEQTLLKKLEEMGFKQIDLNKEVLRLNDYNLEQSLDDLLDVKQIDLNKEVLRLKEYNLEQFVDDLCGSAEWDPLLADLQELGFSDNETNKKLLIKNGGSIKRVMSDLIAGEKGE